In Halomarina salina, one DNA window encodes the following:
- a CDS encoding translation initiation factor eIF-2B, whose product MIDETVEEIREMQTHSSSVVAVKAARAIASLTDREVATVEEYIRDLERNASALRRANPSHASLHTTQRDIVTTVTDADPDSIEEAKRLTEEAAERVVDRVETAKHLAAENTAERLDDGDTLLTHDYSSTVLEAVELAARDGKHLTIYATEARPRYLGRKTVRSLAEIDRIEPHLLVDSAVGYLLSQCDEVVFGMDCIVGDTLYNRVGTFPIAATAHQLDVPVTVIGSGAKVIEDGFVFQNEFRSPSEVMLEPAEGFAVENPAYDATPMRLVDDVVTD is encoded by the coding sequence ATGATAGACGAGACCGTAGAGGAGATCCGCGAGATGCAGACGCACAGCTCGTCGGTCGTCGCGGTCAAGGCCGCACGGGCTATCGCGTCGCTCACCGACCGGGAGGTGGCGACGGTCGAGGAGTACATCCGGGACCTGGAGCGGAACGCGAGCGCGCTCCGTCGAGCCAACCCGTCGCACGCGAGTCTCCACACGACACAGCGGGACATCGTGACGACGGTGACCGACGCGGACCCCGACAGTATCGAGGAGGCCAAGCGGCTCACCGAGGAGGCCGCCGAACGGGTCGTCGACCGCGTCGAGACGGCGAAGCATCTCGCCGCCGAGAACACCGCCGAGCGTCTCGACGACGGGGACACGCTCCTGACACACGACTACTCCTCGACCGTGCTGGAGGCGGTCGAACTCGCCGCCCGCGACGGGAAGCATCTCACCATCTACGCCACCGAGGCGCGGCCGCGTTACCTGGGCCGCAAGACCGTCCGGTCGCTGGCCGAAATCGACCGCATCGAGCCACACCTGCTCGTCGACAGCGCGGTCGGCTACCTCCTCTCGCAGTGCGACGAGGTCGTCTTCGGGATGGACTGCATCGTCGGCGACACGCTCTACAACCGCGTCGGCACGTTCCCCATCGCCGCGACCGCACACCAGCTAGACGTGCCGGTCACCGTCATCGGGTCGGGTGCGAAGGTCATCGAGGACGGGTTCGTGTTCCAGAACGAGTTCCGCTCGCCGAGCGAGGTGATGCTCGAACCGGCGGAGGGGTTCGCCGTCGAGAACCCTGCTTACGACGCGACCCCGATGCGTCTCGTCGACGACGTCGTCACGGACTGA
- a CDS encoding DUF502 domain-containing protein gives MATADARPVEGVKEMLREWLALGAALILPLLVSLLIISVLVEFVSTNLDPVVTVLARHFGFIQADSTLSKAYVKAVTVVVLVLGTLVLGMLANRSPTNGRATRVFHNGLERIPGFGSIYTGFRQMSEVVVDSDVDSFQDVKLVEYPSEGSYTLAFVTADTPQNVEVATGNDDMVTLFMPMAPNPVMGGFVLHVSRDRVVDVDMTVEEGVRSIVTSGVTVSDNGQQSVSPDRLQAMGLDTTARRVDPDNGFEEVDGHREE, from the coding sequence ATGGCGACTGCAGACGCTCGACCGGTGGAGGGGGTCAAAGAGATGCTCCGGGAGTGGTTGGCCCTCGGAGCGGCACTCATCCTCCCCCTCCTCGTCTCCCTGCTCATCATCAGCGTACTGGTGGAATTCGTCTCGACGAACCTCGATCCGGTCGTCACCGTCCTGGCGCGGCACTTCGGATTCATCCAGGCCGACTCCACGCTCAGCAAGGCGTACGTCAAGGCGGTCACCGTCGTCGTGCTCGTTCTGGGGACCCTCGTCCTCGGGATGCTAGCGAACCGGTCACCGACGAACGGGCGCGCGACGCGGGTGTTCCACAACGGACTCGAACGTATCCCCGGATTCGGCTCTATCTACACCGGGTTCCGACAGATGAGCGAGGTCGTCGTCGACAGCGACGTCGACAGTTTCCAGGACGTGAAACTCGTCGAGTACCCGTCGGAGGGGTCGTACACGCTCGCGTTCGTCACGGCCGACACGCCACAGAACGTCGAGGTGGCGACCGGCAACGACGACATGGTGACGCTGTTCATGCCGATGGCACCGAACCCGGTCATGGGCGGGTTCGTCCTCCACGTCAGCCGTGACCGGGTCGTCGACGTGGACATGACCGTCGAGGAGGGCGTCCGCTCCATCGTCACCAGCGGCGTCACGGTGTCGGACAACGGCCAGCAGTCCGTCTCGCCCGACCGACTGCAGGCGATGGGGCTCGACACGACTGCGCGACGCGTCGACCCAGACAACGGGTTCGAGGAGGTCGACGGCCATCGGGAAGAGTAG
- a CDS encoding DUF5816 domain-containing protein: MSLEARDHGDGTLYVARDEAERGSKAPFFVVYVTEDRSRRWGYFCSNCETLDTAVDSMGRIQCNGCSNLHKAEEWDAAHE, from the coding sequence ATGAGCCTCGAGGCCCGCGACCACGGAGACGGAACGCTGTACGTCGCCCGCGACGAGGCGGAGCGCGGTTCGAAAGCCCCCTTCTTCGTCGTCTACGTCACCGAGGACAGGAGTCGGCGCTGGGGGTACTTCTGTTCGAACTGTGAGACGCTCGACACCGCCGTCGACTCGATGGGTCGCATCCAGTGCAACGGCTGTTCGAACCTCCACAAGGCCGAGGAGTGGGACGCCGCACACGAGTGA
- a CDS encoding proteasome assembly chaperone family protein, which produces MFGLRERPAFDVTHTESPGEALVCGFSEYGLAGLTAANYLVEHLNLTEVGHVTTAELPTITPFEDGRPRHHTRLFSREDFPVTVLVGELFVPPAAATPFAEAVGEWAADEVDELVVLSGVPIAHGPDDHRAFYVATDGYRERRLADQDVQAMAGGFLDGVNAAITRLGLDTDLETCVFATPAHAQAPDVDAALRLLDAVTRVYDLDVDTEPLEAYAQRVQRYYAELADRMESREEQGSDDRMYM; this is translated from the coding sequence ATGTTCGGGTTACGCGAGCGCCCCGCGTTCGACGTCACGCACACGGAGTCGCCGGGCGAGGCGCTGGTCTGTGGGTTCTCCGAGTACGGACTGGCGGGGCTGACCGCCGCGAACTACCTCGTTGAGCACCTGAACCTGACGGAGGTCGGTCACGTCACGACGGCGGAACTGCCGACCATCACGCCCTTCGAAGACGGCCGTCCCCGCCATCACACCCGCCTGTTCTCCCGCGAGGACTTCCCGGTGACCGTCCTCGTCGGGGAACTGTTCGTCCCGCCCGCGGCCGCCACCCCGTTCGCAGAGGCGGTCGGCGAGTGGGCCGCCGACGAGGTCGACGAACTCGTCGTCCTCTCGGGTGTCCCCATCGCTCACGGCCCCGACGACCACCGCGCGTTCTACGTCGCCACGGACGGCTACCGGGAGCGACGCCTCGCCGACCAGGACGTTCAGGCGATGGCCGGCGGGTTCCTCGACGGCGTCAACGCCGCCATCACCCGACTGGGTCTCGACACCGACCTGGAGACGTGCGTGTTCGCCACGCCCGCCCACGCGCAGGCCCCCGACGTGGACGCCGCACTGCGACTGCTCGACGCCGTCACGCGGGTCTACGACCTCGACGTCGACACGGAACCGCTCGAAGCGTACGCCCAGCGCGTCCAGCGCTACTACGCCGAACTCGCCGACCGGATGGAGAGCCGCGAGGAGCAGGGGAGCGACGACCGGATGTACATGTGA
- a CDS encoding helix-turn-helix domain-containing protein produces MSGDPVRLIVNALVSQPTLLQALRGVPSTRVIFEQLETVDYEKRVGTFWVESDDCDAFEAAMKTDPTVTDIRCLTTFSDQQLYRVKQVGEGQRRSVYPTLVDAGGVLQRMVGTHEGWEYQVAFPNYDGLTRFRDVCAEYDLQFTLLEKYEQAEYLDVISGSADSDIVADFGLTPVQRETLTKAVEEGYYAVPREIKLAELATQMEVSDQAVTERLRRAIVTFTTNAFLEPTSEA; encoded by the coding sequence ATGTCGGGGGACCCCGTGCGACTAATCGTCAACGCGTTGGTATCACAACCGACGCTACTCCAGGCGCTCCGAGGCGTACCGTCCACACGTGTCATTTTCGAACAGCTAGAGACCGTCGACTACGAGAAGCGGGTCGGCACCTTCTGGGTCGAATCGGACGACTGTGATGCGTTCGAGGCGGCGATGAAGACCGACCCGACGGTGACGGACATCCGGTGTCTCACGACCTTCAGCGACCAGCAACTGTATCGGGTCAAGCAAGTCGGCGAGGGACAGCGGCGGAGCGTATATCCGACGCTCGTCGACGCCGGCGGGGTCCTCCAGCGGATGGTCGGCACTCACGAGGGGTGGGAGTACCAGGTCGCGTTCCCCAACTACGACGGCTTGACACGGTTCCGAGACGTGTGCGCGGAGTACGACCTCCAGTTCACCCTCCTGGAGAAGTACGAACAGGCAGAGTACCTCGACGTCATCAGTGGGTCGGCGGATTCCGACATCGTCGCGGATTTCGGCCTGACTCCCGTTCAGCGCGAGACGCTAACCAAGGCGGTGGAAGAGGGGTACTACGCCGTCCCTCGAGAGATCAAACTCGCCGAACTCGCGACACAGATGGAGGTGTCCGACCAGGCAGTCACCGAACGGCTCCGTCGTGCGATCGTCACCTTCACGACGAACGCGTTTCTCGAGCCCACCTCGGAGGCTTGA
- a CDS encoding DUF7116 family protein, translating to MGVLSTPLIDEARTIFTDLGYEVESVGDELRAERKWRIVYISEQTPTEVRDEADLRCFVADPDRASELREELLGLEPDYDWAVMRVDGDGDYEVLHPTASEGLPS from the coding sequence ATGGGGGTCCTTAGCACACCCTTGATCGACGAAGCGCGCACGATCTTCACGGACCTCGGCTACGAGGTGGAGTCCGTCGGAGACGAACTCAGAGCGGAACGCAAGTGGCGTATCGTCTATATCTCGGAGCAGACGCCGACTGAGGTACGCGACGAGGCGGACCTGCGCTGTTTCGTCGCCGACCCCGACCGGGCGTCGGAGCTCCGCGAGGAACTGCTGGGACTCGAACCGGACTACGACTGGGCGGTGATGCGCGTCGACGGCGACGGCGACTACGAGGTGCTCCACCCGACGGCGAGCGAGGGACTCCCCTCGTAG
- the priS gene encoding DNA primase small subunit PriS, translated as MNERTREYLRGRFGDHYRRVSVESPPAADRREWGYIPFTSGEGTTMVRHKSAFDVGDLGTFLTRERPRHVYFSAGRYDDPGARSMNEKGWRESDLVFDLDADHLPGVDEEADSYASMLATCKDALGRLLAFLDDDFGFEEMTVVFSGGRGYHVHVRDESVRSLDRQQRREVVDFVRGIGLDDVTQLTSVETVAGMGLKNPVEKRTLRTDGGWGRRVQTRLLALVEEVREMDEEAGVARLREFDGIGEKGATTLYNAMTNNDDQLRAGNLEAAGQYTRKLAQLLLDRAVAEDGAPIDEPVTTDINRLIRLPGSLHGGSGLAVTRLDRDDLAGFDPLVDAVPETFRDHEIRVDLPEDLTVELDGETYNIPEGTSTVRECVGVHLMARGDAEKAPE; from the coding sequence ATGAACGAGCGGACCCGCGAGTACCTCCGCGGCCGGTTCGGCGACCACTACCGACGGGTGTCGGTCGAGTCGCCGCCCGCGGCCGACCGGCGCGAGTGGGGGTACATCCCCTTCACGTCGGGCGAGGGGACGACGATGGTCCGCCACAAGTCGGCGTTCGACGTGGGCGACCTCGGGACGTTCCTAACCCGCGAGCGTCCGCGGCACGTCTACTTCTCGGCGGGTCGGTACGACGACCCCGGCGCGCGCTCGATGAACGAGAAGGGCTGGCGGGAGTCAGACCTGGTGTTCGACCTCGACGCCGACCACCTGCCGGGCGTCGACGAGGAGGCGGACAGCTACGCCTCGATGCTGGCGACCTGCAAGGACGCGCTCGGTCGCCTGCTGGCGTTCCTCGACGACGACTTCGGTTTCGAGGAGATGACCGTCGTCTTCTCGGGCGGCCGGGGCTACCACGTCCACGTCCGCGACGAGTCGGTCCGCTCGCTCGACCGGCAACAGCGCCGCGAGGTGGTCGACTTCGTCCGCGGCATCGGCCTCGACGACGTGACCCAGTTGACCTCCGTCGAGACGGTCGCCGGGATGGGTCTGAAGAACCCCGTCGAGAAGCGGACGCTGCGAACCGACGGCGGGTGGGGTCGGCGCGTCCAGACGCGACTCCTCGCGCTGGTCGAGGAGGTCCGTGAGATGGACGAGGAGGCGGGCGTCGCCCGTCTCCGCGAGTTCGACGGTATCGGCGAGAAGGGAGCGACGACGCTGTACAACGCGATGACGAACAACGACGACCAGCTACGGGCGGGCAACCTCGAAGCGGCGGGCCAGTACACCCGGAAACTCGCGCAGTTGCTCCTCGACCGTGCGGTCGCCGAGGACGGTGCGCCCATCGACGAACCCGTCACGACGGACATCAACCGGCTCATCCGCTTACCGGGGAGCCTCCACGGCGGGTCGGGCCTCGCCGTCACGCGCCTCGACCGTGACGACCTTGCCGGATTCGACCCGCTCGTGGACGCCGTCCCCGAGACGTTCCGGGACCACGAGATTCGGGTGGACCTCCCCGAGGACCTGACGGTCGAACTCGACGGGGAAACGTATAATATCCCAGAGGGGACTAGCACAGTGAGAGAGTGTGTCGGCGTCCACCTGATGGCGCGCGGTGACGCGGAGAAAGCCCCAGAATGA
- a CDS encoding metal-dependent hydrolase, with the protein MFVGHGLLAFALVAAVAARYTGRDRALALGLLAGAFATLPDVDMLYAPVGLLWADGGPLALAKGFWGASSVVHRAATHSLVVAVVAAPAFAAVSRAGWPRVVGGCTLGALVAWSGLASGVLGALVVGAFAVGGAGVATLAGRFDVSPRSVLLTALVGLTTHPFGDLFTGTPPRLLYPFEATLLTERIALSPDPTLHLVGAMLVELGTFWLAAVVYLHLTDQRLADYLDPTAALGLPSGGAALAVPAPTLSLSYPFVFTVLGLGVACGVGVGGIDHLRSRDRHRTLAMALTALATVTVAVLVYLAAYLAV; encoded by the coding sequence GTGTTCGTCGGTCACGGACTGCTGGCGTTCGCCCTCGTCGCCGCCGTCGCGGCCCGGTACACGGGCCGCGACCGAGCGCTCGCCCTCGGCCTCCTCGCGGGCGCGTTCGCGACCCTCCCCGACGTCGACATGCTCTACGCTCCGGTCGGCCTCCTCTGGGCCGACGGCGGCCCCCTGGCGCTCGCCAAGGGGTTCTGGGGCGCGAGCAGCGTCGTCCACCGCGCCGCGACCCACTCGCTCGTCGTCGCCGTGGTCGCCGCGCCCGCGTTCGCCGCCGTGTCGCGGGCGGGGTGGCCCCGCGTCGTCGGCGGGTGTACCCTCGGGGCGCTGGTCGCCTGGTCGGGACTCGCCAGCGGCGTCCTCGGGGCGCTGGTGGTCGGGGCGTTCGCGGTCGGTGGGGCGGGCGTCGCGACGCTCGCGGGTCGGTTCGACGTGTCGCCGAGGAGCGTCCTCCTCACGGCGCTCGTCGGCCTGACGACCCACCCGTTCGGCGACCTGTTCACCGGTACGCCCCCGCGACTGCTCTACCCGTTCGAGGCGACGCTGCTGACCGAACGTATCGCGCTCAGTCCCGACCCGACGCTCCACCTCGTCGGCGCGATGCTCGTCGAACTCGGGACGTTCTGGCTGGCGGCGGTCGTCTACCTCCACCTCACCGACCAGCGGCTCGCCGACTACCTCGACCCGACGGCGGCGCTGGGGCTGCCGTCCGGCGGGGCTGCCCTGGCGGTTCCCGCGCCGACGCTCTCGCTGTCCTACCCGTTCGTGTTCACCGTGCTGGGACTCGGCGTCGCGTGTGGCGTCGGGGTCGGCGGCATCGACCACCTCCGCTCGCGCGACCGACACCGGACGCTGGCGATGGCCCTGACGGCGCTCGCGACCGTCACCGTCGCCGTTCTCGTCTATCTCGCCGCGTATCTCGCCGTCTGA
- a CDS encoding dodecin: MVYKKITLIGSSGESFDAAVDDAVDRAEETLSNVHWVEVEEMGVELASVDDREYQVEVEVAFQLDQ; encoded by the coding sequence ATGGTCTACAAGAAGATTACACTCATCGGGTCGAGCGGAGAGAGCTTCGACGCGGCCGTCGACGACGCCGTCGACCGGGCCGAGGAGACGCTCAGCAACGTCCACTGGGTAGAGGTCGAGGAGATGGGGGTCGAACTCGCCTCCGTGGACGACCGGGAGTACCAGGTCGAGGTCGAGGTCGCGTTCCAGCTCGACCAGTAG
- a CDS encoding universal stress protein, translated as MTQVVVPVRYPLSDHSRATLEEGARIADERDAALVVLHVNLYQNGHPISRRDLKRAAEEVTGPRKRTRYVVRSGFLVEETILDEVASENADVVVIGRKQVSRWRRMVRRLTDDPDVERFLREKIDAEVVTVG; from the coding sequence ATGACGCAGGTGGTCGTCCCGGTCAGATACCCGCTCTCGGACCACTCCCGAGCGACGCTCGAGGAGGGTGCGCGCATCGCGGACGAACGAGACGCGGCCCTCGTCGTCCTCCACGTCAACCTCTACCAGAACGGCCACCCCATCTCCCGGCGCGACCTGAAGCGGGCCGCCGAGGAGGTCACCGGTCCGCGCAAGCGAACCCGCTACGTCGTCCGGTCGGGCTTTCTCGTCGAGGAGACCATCCTCGACGAGGTGGCCTCGGAGAACGCCGACGTGGTGGTCATCGGCAGAAAGCAGGTGAGTCGCTGGCGGCGGATGGTCCGCCGCCTCACCGACGACCCCGACGTCGAGCGGTTCCTCCGCGAGAAGATCGACGCGGAGGTCGTCACCGTCGGCTGA
- a CDS encoding cupin domain-containing protein has product MNHVAVEDVEGYQYEDGSKLFKSLTGALGVEGLAVNYYEVAQGETIGDCYHRHHEQEELFYVVAGTATFETEGGDVTVETGELIRFAPGDWQQGRNAHDERLVVLAIGAPQDEGPIDLRRHCPECGDRTDAVLKAEDGAEVFYCAECGAETGRYE; this is encoded by the coding sequence ATGAACCACGTCGCCGTCGAGGACGTCGAGGGATACCAGTACGAGGACGGCAGCAAACTGTTCAAGAGCCTCACCGGAGCGCTCGGCGTCGAGGGCCTCGCCGTCAACTACTACGAGGTCGCGCAGGGCGAGACAATCGGCGACTGCTACCACCGACATCACGAGCAGGAGGAACTGTTCTACGTCGTCGCCGGGACGGCGACGTTCGAGACCGAGGGCGGCGACGTGACGGTCGAGACGGGGGAGCTAATCCGGTTCGCGCCGGGCGACTGGCAGCAGGGGCGGAACGCCCACGACGAGCGACTGGTCGTCCTCGCAATCGGCGCACCCCAGGACGAGGGACCGATAGACCTCCGCCGTCACTGCCCGGAGTGTGGCGACCGAACGGACGCCGTGCTGAAGGCCGAGGACGGCGCAGAAGTGTTCTACTGTGCCGAGTGCGGTGCAGAGACGGGTCGCTACGAGTAA
- a CDS encoding mechanosensitive ion channel family protein, producing the protein MRGQSSPTSLQQGTQNQSTNRTGGNGTGNGTGSNVSGNQSAGNQSDVSERAISELVNLFHIPDEWARLILTLLVIALSWYAAQFLTKTFGRRIARRFRRPSVTRTVLRLMRGVVYVFGFLTILGIYNVKLGDITISLTVFSAVIGIVLAPIVGSYVQGLFVLADQPYEVGDMVELVGRDPPQRGFIEDVTLRYTKIFTFDNTFLVVPNGTMRERDVVNYSAEDPRSRLTLDVLVTYEGDLKEARELIEDSARGVDRVIEGGPDIRIGSARYPAAPTCYIENYADHGVNLRLRYWVREPYKLLTVRSRVQERIWERLDDADVEIAYPHSHVVFDETTGELPVSMRDRGPGAPERGYEGESRAQNTPRTDGDGEERDDVDAGESDEDGHDEGGADTSGPDDE; encoded by the coding sequence ATGCGCGGCCAGTCGTCCCCGACCAGTCTGCAGCAGGGGACGCAGAACCAGTCGACGAACAGGACGGGCGGAAACGGGACGGGAAACGGAACCGGTAGCAACGTCTCGGGAAACCAGTCGGCGGGGAACCAGTCGGATGTCAGTGAACGGGCAATTAGCGAACTGGTGAATCTGTTCCACATCCCCGACGAGTGGGCACGCCTCATCCTCACCCTCCTCGTAATCGCGCTCTCGTGGTACGCAGCACAGTTCCTGACGAAGACGTTCGGCCGGCGCATCGCCCGACGGTTCCGCCGACCGAGCGTCACTCGGACCGTCCTCCGACTCATGCGCGGGGTCGTCTACGTGTTCGGGTTCCTCACCATCCTCGGCATCTACAACGTCAAACTCGGCGACATCACCATCTCGCTGACGGTGTTCTCGGCCGTCATCGGTATCGTGCTCGCACCCATCGTCGGGAGCTACGTCCAGGGGCTGTTCGTCCTCGCCGACCAGCCCTACGAGGTGGGTGACATGGTCGAACTCGTCGGCAGGGACCCGCCCCAGCGCGGATTCATCGAGGACGTCACGCTCCGGTACACGAAGATATTCACGTTCGACAACACGTTCCTCGTCGTTCCCAACGGGACGATGCGCGAGCGCGACGTCGTCAACTACTCCGCGGAGGACCCCCGGTCGCGACTCACGCTCGACGTGCTGGTCACCTACGAGGGCGACCTGAAGGAGGCGCGAGAACTCATCGAGGACTCCGCTCGCGGCGTCGACCGGGTCATCGAAGGCGGCCCCGACATCCGCATCGGGAGCGCGCGGTACCCCGCCGCCCCGACGTGCTACATCGAGAACTACGCCGACCACGGCGTCAACCTCCGACTCCGCTACTGGGTCCGCGAGCCGTACAAACTGCTGACGGTCCGCTCGCGCGTTCAGGAGCGTATCTGGGAGCGTCTCGACGACGCGGACGTCGAGATCGCGTACCCCCACTCGCACGTCGTGTTCGACGAGACGACGGGCGAACTGCCAGTGTCGATGCGAGACCGGGGGCCGGGCGCACCGGAGCGAGGTTACGAGGGTGAGAGTCGCGCGCAGAACACTCCGAGGACGGACGGCGACGGCGAGGAACGGGACGACGTGGACGCGGGTGAGAGCGACGAGGACGGTCACGACGAAGGCGGCGCGGATACGTCCGGCCCGGACGACGAGTAG
- a CDS encoding bifunctional metallophosphatase/5'-nucleotidase, with translation MSPRLLHYSDLEGVYDDPDRLARLASSIDHLRDDETLVVGSGDNTAPGVLSLVSEGRQALPFFDRVGPDAETLGNHDFDYGLDATRHLVRESPQQWVSANVRTDDGDVFGEECGVAPSTVLEVDGARVGLVGVTDPATKEMSPRANGLRFTDPVEAVGREIGRLRNEGVDHLVVLSHLGAADDDLARTYDLDAVLGGHVHEPRAEVVANTVCTRTGPNGHRLVEVDLADGSVSLHDVTDAAPDEALYAEFSDLRAETGLTDVVGHVERPVERRRDLRTAGECRIGNFVADAYRWAADADLALHNSGGLRDGPALEEAVTAADLVGVVPFDEPVSVAEVDGEDLYDLFADAYRAPHGEWRWDAHISGATVAFDTEANEVRELHVGGDPVDPDRTYELATNDYLLSTAHEFPTLTAAHRDRTLTVQYEVLVAYAREHGIQPELEDRIDLGRKASEPSARNHNR, from the coding sequence ATGTCCCCTCGTCTCCTCCACTACTCCGACCTCGAAGGGGTGTACGACGACCCCGACCGCCTCGCGCGTCTCGCGAGCAGCATCGACCACCTCCGCGACGACGAGACGCTCGTGGTCGGGAGCGGCGACAACACCGCTCCGGGCGTTCTCTCGCTCGTCTCCGAGGGCCGGCAGGCCCTCCCGTTCTTCGACCGCGTCGGGCCCGACGCCGAGACGCTGGGGAACCACGACTTCGACTACGGTCTCGACGCGACACGCCACCTCGTCCGCGAGTCGCCCCAGCAGTGGGTGAGCGCCAACGTCCGCACCGACGACGGCGACGTGTTCGGCGAGGAGTGTGGCGTCGCCCCCTCGACGGTTCTCGAAGTGGACGGCGCACGGGTCGGTCTCGTGGGCGTCACCGACCCGGCGACGAAGGAGATGAGTCCGCGCGCGAACGGCCTGCGCTTCACCGACCCCGTCGAGGCCGTCGGCCGCGAGATCGGCCGACTCAGGAACGAGGGCGTCGACCACCTCGTCGTCCTCTCGCACCTCGGCGCTGCCGACGACGACCTCGCGCGGACGTACGACCTCGACGCCGTCCTCGGGGGCCACGTGCACGAACCGCGCGCCGAGGTCGTCGCGAACACGGTCTGTACGCGAACCGGACCCAACGGGCACCGCCTCGTCGAGGTCGACCTCGCGGACGGGTCGGTGTCGCTCCACGACGTGACCGACGCCGCCCCCGACGAGGCGCTCTACGCCGAGTTCAGCGACCTCCGCGCGGAGACGGGGCTGACCGACGTGGTCGGCCACGTCGAGCGCCCCGTCGAGCGCCGCCGCGACCTCCGGACCGCGGGGGAGTGTCGCATCGGCAACTTCGTCGCGGACGCCTACCGATGGGCGGCCGACGCGGACCTCGCGCTCCACAACTCCGGCGGCCTGCGCGACGGACCGGCGCTGGAGGAGGCGGTGACCGCGGCCGACCTCGTCGGCGTCGTCCCGTTCGACGAGCCGGTCTCGGTCGCCGAGGTCGACGGTGAGGACCTCTACGACCTGTTCGCCGACGCCTACCGCGCGCCCCACGGCGAGTGGCGCTGGGACGCCCACATCAGCGGGGCGACCGTCGCCTTCGACACCGAGGCGAACGAGGTCCGGGAGCTACACGTCGGCGGGGACCCCGTCGACCCCGACCGGACCTACGAACTCGCGACGAACGACTACCTGCTCTCGACGGCCCACGAGTTCCCGACGCTGACGGCGGCCCACCGCGACCGGACGTTGACGGTCCAGTACGAGGTGCTCGTCGCCTACGCGAGGGAACACGGGATACAACCCGAACTGGAAGACCGTATCGACCTCGGACGAAAAGCTTCAGAACCCTCGGCGCGGAACCACAACCGATGA
- a CDS encoding universal stress protein, whose amino-acid sequence MFEEILLALDGSDCAETAAAAALTLAERSGGRIHAVGVVEVYELSTTRERDAREQEAKERLSAFADRAAEAGVDCETDLRSGFADEELLGAIDDHGADLVVLGTHGRTGARRFLVGSVAARVARRSPVPVLTTPATDDAWSVETVLLPTDGSEHAAAATHVGIEAAADLGGSVHVLSAVEDDALGLDVRSSKVLEAQTRVAESAVDEAVASAESSGVEATSEVVSGRPHRTILDAVEAHDADLVVMGTHGRSGVSRILLGSVAEKVVRGASVPVLTVPVGE is encoded by the coding sequence ATGTTCGAGGAGATACTGCTCGCGCTCGACGGCAGCGACTGCGCGGAGACGGCTGCCGCTGCCGCCCTCACGCTCGCAGAACGGTCCGGTGGACGAATCCACGCGGTCGGCGTCGTCGAGGTGTACGAACTCTCGACGACCCGGGAACGAGACGCCCGCGAACAGGAGGCCAAGGAGCGACTCTCGGCGTTCGCCGACCGGGCCGCCGAGGCGGGCGTCGACTGCGAGACCGACCTCCGGAGTGGCTTCGCGGACGAGGAACTGCTCGGAGCTATCGACGACCACGGCGCGGACCTCGTCGTGCTGGGGACACACGGGAGAACCGGTGCTAGGAGGTTCCTCGTCGGGAGCGTCGCCGCTCGGGTCGCGCGCCGGTCGCCGGTCCCCGTGCTCACGACGCCAGCGACCGACGACGCGTGGTCGGTCGAGACGGTGCTCCTCCCGACCGACGGGAGTGAACACGCGGCCGCCGCCACGCACGTCGGTATCGAGGCGGCCGCCGACCTCGGTGGAAGTGTCCACGTGCTGAGCGCCGTCGAGGACGACGCGCTGGGTCTGGACGTCCGTTCGTCGAAGGTGCTCGAAGCGCAGACGCGGGTCGCGGAGTCGGCCGTGGACGAGGCCGTCGCCAGCGCCGAGTCGAGCGGCGTCGAGGCGACGAGCGAGGTCGTCTCGGGTCGCCCGCATCGCACGATTCTCGACGCCGTCGAGGCCCACGACGCGGACCTGGTGGTCATGGGGACGCACGGTCGCTCGGGCGTCAGCCGCATCCTCCTCGGGAGCGTCGCCGAGAAGGTCGTCCGGGGCGCGTCGGTCCCCGTGTTGACGGTTCCTGTCGGCGAGTGA